In Passer domesticus isolate bPasDom1 chromosome 7, bPasDom1.hap1, whole genome shotgun sequence, one genomic interval encodes:
- the ZNF644 gene encoding zinc finger protein 644 isoform X2, producing MGDLETNTEVTGAKEEEILCDDNFVSEEEGGIPKPEESDTSFQNNTLTLTEELSRDRSEKALSGGQASLFIHTGAPTVSSEDFMLSRGTAVNGPVSHSTSTKTSIMNKGSVSLTTGQPGGHLADSCSTLTVVHDLQPAKSTTQKSNQHQVLFLLPDVAHAKNLTHSIKNLPTSASIGCDSQQTVGNSVDSTLVDQVEVCEDDKNLLVKDDCVDTLTSISSGTGGFRSGCDPSWDPQKEFIQFLMTNEETVEKSPIHCKVGLEKKRKRKMDVSKITRYTEDCFDDTSCIPSKSKLLNVEFLEQNEELQIVEPQKYSLSKVKPESTDEELETVDGIQQLIYSPTSNCAEDTSPVHTSTFLSNTLKNKCEENDSEPPSTFSTDEPSFYPCTKCNVNFREKKHLHRHMMYHLDGNSHFRHLNVPRPYACRECGRTFRDRNSLLKHMIIHQERRQKLMEEIRELKELQDEGRSARLQCPQCVFGTNCPKTFVQHAKTHEKDKRYYCCEECNFMAVTENELECHRGIAHGAVVKCSIIGSDLSQRKSQKKASLKDPYLGSSRKSSTYMCKLCPFATSARSILKKHMAYLHSASCLDPFGSHLRLEKRKGSLIEESLDFRSRTKQLIKHSSTFPKNSALKQDVKRSFGSTSQSSNFAKLHKRPYRIQKARKSVSQSSVSVCNLNSTNKNFFIRNSIDQKRKCFRQAAKQKASAKKSNYLYRHKYENYRIIKKSSDSYPLHLKKEESKSVNALHLFSSSSNNCFVMDSNSLDCKRAEGCKDHRHVAVKRVVKESKREGSVTGDDLDCYPDFLHKMTVVVLQKLNSAEKKDSYETEDESSWDNVELCDYTTQSVEDESYSDINQEHVNLFPIFKGKMEDNEAGDKSSLGYEQNDGFYFEYYEDAEGSNFLHDLHDPQNLENVGSALPKHNSVFHWTDLSLEKKSCPYCPATFETGVGLSNHVRGHLHRAGLSYEARHVVSPEQIATSDKMQHFKRAGTGTPVKRVRKAIEKSETSSEHTCQLCGGWFDTKIGLSNHVRGHLKRLGKTKWDAHKSPICVLNEMMQNEEKYEKILKALNSRRIIPRPFVAQKFAANDDFLSQNVIPLEAYHNGLKTEDISVSASEEEGLSFLNECDETKAVLHDEKRNQSLTLIELLKNKRLGEERNPDISPQKIHNQTARKRFVQKCVLPLNEDSPLMYQPQKMDLTMQSALDCKQKKSRSRSGSKKKMLPLPHSADEVYILRCRFCGLVFRGPLSVQEDWIKHLQRHIVNANLPRTGAGMVEVTSLLKKPASITETSFSLLMAEAAS from the exons ATGGGTGATTTAGAGACAAATACTGAAGTCACTGGTGCTAAAGAAGAAGAAATCCTGTGTGATGATAATTTTGTATCTGAGGAAGAAGGTGGCATTCCCAAACCAGAAGAGAGTGACACGTCATTTCAGAACAACACATTGACTCTGACTGAGGAGCTATCAAGGGACAGATCTGAAAAAGCCTTAAGTGGAGGCCAGGCTTCTCTATTTATACACACTGGTGCTCCTACTGTTTCTAGTGAAGACTTTATGTTGTCTAGAGGAACTGCTGTTAATGGACCAGTTTCACACTCCACCTCAACAAAGACTTCCATTATGAATAAAGGCAGCGTTTCATTAACCACTGGACAGCCTGGAGGTCATCTTGCAGATTCCTGCTCAACTTTGACAGTGGTTCATGATCTTCAGCCCGCCAAGAGTACAACACAGAAATCCAATCAGCAccaagttttatttttgttacctGATGTAGCACATGCTAAGAACCTGACTCATTCCATTAAAAATCTACCTACCTCTGCTTCAATTGGTTGTGATTCACAGCAAACAGTAGGAAATAGTGTAGATAGCACTTTAGTAGACCAAGTAGAAGTTTGTGAGGATGATAAAAATTTACTAGTAAAAGATGATTGTGTCGATACATTAACAAGCATTTCCTCAGGTACAGGTGGCTTCAGATCGGGATGTGATCCCAGCTGGGATCCACAGAAAGAGTTTATACAGTTTCTTATGACTAATGAAGAAACAGTAGAGAAGTCTCCCATTCACTGTAAGGTAGGGCTAGAAAAGAAGCGAAAAAGGAAAATGGACGTTAGTAAAATAACACGCTATACCGAAGACTGTTTTGATGATACCAGTTGTATTCCTAGTAAATCAAAACTATTAAATGTTGAATTCTTAGAGCAGAATGAGGAGCTACAAATAGTAGAGCCACAGAAATATTCTTTGAGTAAAGTAAAGCCTGAATCTACAGATGAAGAGCTGGAAACTGTTGATGGTATCCAGCAGCTCATTTATAGTCCCACTAGTAACTGTGCAGAAGATACTTCTCCTGTTCACACTAGCACTTTTCTATCCAATACTTTGAAAAACAAATGTGAAGAGAATGATTCTGAACCGCCATCTACTTTCAGTACTGATGAACCATCATTTTATCCCTGTACAAAGTGCAATGTGAATTTTAGAGAGAAGAAACATCTGCATAGGCATATGATGTACCATTTAGATGGGAACAGTCATTTCCGGCATCTCAATGTCCCCAGGCCCTATGCATGTAGGGAATGTGGAAGGACATTTCGAGATCGTAATTCACTTCTTAAACATATGATAATCCACCAGGAAAGAAGGCAGAAACTGATGGAAGAAATCCGTGAGCTGAAAGAGCTTCAGGATGAGGGTAGGAGTGCACGGTTACAATGCCCACAGTGTGTATTTGGTACCAATTGTCCCAAAACGTTTGTGCAGCATGCAAAGACCCATGAAAAAGATAAAAGATATTACTGTTGTGAGGAATGCAATTTCATGGCTGTGACAGAAAATGAACTGGAGTGCCATCGAGGGATCGCTCATGGAGCAGTAGTCAAATGTTCCATTATTGGTAGCGACTTGTCCCAGAGAAAAAGTCAGAAAAAGGCATCCTTGAAAGATCCTTATTTAGGATCCTCAAGAAAGTCATCTACGTATATGTGTAAGCTGTGTCCATTTGCTACTTCAGctagaagcattttaaaaaaacacatggCATATTTGCATTCAGCATCATGCCTTGATCCCTTTGGTAGCCATCTTAGactagagaaaagaaaaggcagTTTAATAGAAGAATCTTTAGATTTTCGTAGCAGGACAAAACAGTTGATCAAACATTCTTCTACTTTTCCAAAGAACTCTGCTTTAAAACAGGATGTAAAAAGATCATTTGGCTCTACTTCACAATCCAGTAACTTCGCAAAACTTCACAAGAGACCCTACAGGATACAGAAGGCTCGGAAAAGCGTTTCACAGTCATCTGTAAGTGTGTGCAATCTAAATTCTACAAACAAGAACTTTTTTATTAGAAATAGCATTGACCAAAAACGTAAATGTTTTCGTCAAGCAGCAAAGCAGAAAGCTAGTGccaaaaaaagtaattatttgtATAGACACAAATATGAAAACTACAGGATTATTAAAAAATCTAGTGACTCTTAccctttgcatttaaaaaaggaagagtCCAAATCTGTCAATgctttacatttattttcttcatcaaGTAATAATTGTTTTGTCATGGATTCAAATAGCCTTGATTGCAAAAGGGCAGAAGGCTGTAAAGATCATAGGCATGTAGCTGTAAAGAGAGTGGTTAAAGAATCCAAGAGGGAAGGCTCTGTTACAGGAGATGATTTGGATTGCTATCCAGATTTTCTGCATAAAATGACTGTTGTTGTTTTACAGAAACTAaactctgctgaaaaaaaagacagcTATGAAACGGAGGATGAAAGTTCATGGGATAATGTTGAACTATGTGATTACACTACACAGTCTGTGGAGGATGAATCTTACAGTGATATTAATCAGGAGCATGTAAACCTATTCCCCATATTCAAAGGTAAAATGGAAGATAATGAAGCTGGTGATAAATCTTCACTTGGTTATGAGCAGAATGATGGCTTTTATTTTGAGTATTATGAAGATGCTGAGGGTAGTAACTTCTTGCATGACTTGCATGATCCTCAGAATTTAGAAAATGTAGGATCAGCATTGCCAAAGCATAATTCAGTTTTCCACTGGACTGATTTGTCGCTTGAAAAGAAATCGTGCCCATACTGTCCAGCAACCTTTGAAACAGGTGTTGGCTTGTCCAATCATGTCAGAGGACATCTTCACAGAGCTGGACTAAGCTATGAAGCCCGTCACGTTGTTTCACCAGAACAGATAGCAACAAGTGacaaaatgcagcattttaaaagagctggaacagggACTCCAGTTAAACGTGTTAGAAAAG cGATTGAGAAATCTGAAACTTCCTCTGAGCATACATGTCAGCTCTGTGGTGGCTGGTTCGATACTAAAATTGGATTGTCTAATCATGTGCGAGGACACCTGAAGAGGCTTGGCAAAACCAAGTGGGACGCACACAAGTCTCCCATCTGTGTTCTGAATGAGATGATGCAAAATGAAGAGAAGTATGAAAAAATTCTAAAGGCTTTGAACAGTCGCCGTATTATTCCCAGACCATTTGTTGCTCAGAAATTTGCAGCAAATGATGACTTTTTATCTCAGAATGTTATACCTCTTGAAGCATACCATAACGGCTTAAAGACTGAAGATATATCTGTGTCTGCATCGGAGGAAGAAGGGCTGAGTTTCCTAAATGAATGTGATGAAACAAAAGCAGTGCTACAtgatgaaaaaagaaatcagtcaCTTACACTGATAGAACTCCTGAAAAACAAGAGGTTAGGAGAAGAAAGGAATCCTGATATTTCCCCTCAAAAGATTCATAATCAAACTGCAAGAAAGAGGTTTGTTCAGAAATGTGTTCTTCCATTAAATGAAGACAGTCCATTGATGTATCAGCCACAAAAAATGGACTTGACTATGCAGTCAG CTTTAGACTGTAAACAAAAGAAGTCAAGGTCAAGATCTggaagcaagaagaaaatgctGCCGTTACCTCATAGTGCTGATGAAGTTTACATACTCAGATGCAG GTTTTGTGGTCTGGTCTTTCGAGGACCTTTGTCTGTTCAAGAAGACTGGATAAAGCACTTGCAGCGACACATTGTCAACGCAAATCTTCCACGGACTGGAGCTGGCATGGTTGAGGTCACATCACTACTTAAAAAGCCTGCTTCCATTACTGAAACTTCATTTTCTTTACTGATGGCAGAAGCAGCATCATAG